The Eremothecium gossypii ATCC 10895 chromosome VII, complete sequence nucleotide sequence AACGGCCCCGACGGCCGCTTCGGCGGCAGCGTCGCCTCGTACTCCTTGCGCGCGACCCGGTACTTCTCCCAGTTGTCCTTGAACTGCTCGTAGAACGGCTTCTTGTCCTCCTCCGACAGCTCCTTCCACCGCGCGCTCGACAGCTTGCTCAGCTCCGGCACCTTCGCGTCCGGGTactgccgcagcagctcctcgcgGATCGACATCGAGAACAGGAAGTACGCCGACGACGGCCGCTTGGGGCCCTGCTTCTTCAGCCGCTTGCGCTTCTCAATCCGCGACTGCGTCGTGCTCATCTTCTtgggcgccgccgccaccgctgcgccgccgtacggccgcgcgccgcgccgcgcgccccACGCCCCGCCCGCGGGCAGGTAGCTGGCCGCGGGCTGCGACGCCTGCGGCGCCATCGCGTACGCGAATTGCGGCTGGAACTCCAGCATCGTCGGCCCGCCCCCCGCCGCCATTGCCGCGTGGAAGTACCGCTGCGAGCCCCCGCCCTGTCCCTGCGCCGgcagcacctgctgctgccccaCCGGCGCGGTCACCTGCCCCACCGGCGCGGCCACCTGTCCCACTGGCGCCACCTGTCCCCCGCTCATACCGCCCTGCCGCTGTCCGCCGAACTGCGCCAGGAACGAGTTGAACATCGCGTCCGAGAACTGCGGCGTGTTCTGTtgcggcagcgccggcaTCCCCGCCGGGTACACTGGCGCCATGTAGTAGCCGCCGGGCCCCGCGATCATCACCGCGGGGTTGCCGCCCACGTTACCCGCCATGCCCTGTCCGCCTCCGCGCCCCTCTTCCTCGTAGTAGCCGTGCGCCCCGTGCGCGTCGGGCGAGCCCATGTTCGGAACATTCATCTCCTGCCTGTGCTTCTAGCCCCTTTGTGCCCACGTGTGTCTGTGTCGCCTGAAACCTAGGCCTGTAGCTGAGTCTCTGAGGAACCAACTGTGCCAACAAACACGCTTGAGATGATGTGCTTGCCCCCCGTAGATGCGTTGTTTACTGAGGAGATATTCAGAAACTTCAGCAGTCTGTGTGTGCatggaaaatttttcgcTTGCAGCCGGCGCTGGGGTGCGTCTGCGGGCGCTCGTGCGCGGTGACTGTGTGACCGCGTATGTTCGCTACGGGCCGCAGCTACGGGCCGCGCGGGGGCGACtccggcggcgccagcaGGTGACGCAGGCAGCGGCCGAGAGCAACGAGGCGTGCGGAGGCTTCTGTGGCAGGAGAGGGCAGGCTGGGGGCGGCAGGGACGCGGCGGAGGTAGTCGTCGATGCCTGCAGTCACGTGGGAGGGGTCGATAAGGGGGCTAACGGTCTCATGGTGGAAGAGGGCGCGGAGCAGCGAGGCGCGCTGGGCGGCCTGGGTGTCGTCGGGCGCGTCGGGCGCGGGGTCGTCGGGGcggagcaggcgcagctggcgcgTGTTGTAGCTGGCGCAGTGGCCGCAGCGCAGGCCCAGGATGTGGAAGCGGCAGGTGGAGCGGGCGGCGCAGTCGTTGCACAGGATGTCGCAGCGCCAGAGGGCGTAGGGCTCGGGCAGCGGGGCGTCGGCGAGCTCGCGGTCCAGCACGCGGAAGCGGGCCTCCATGTTGAGCACGGAGACGCGGCAGTGGGGGCACTTGTAGGAGTGGCGGGTGTGGGCGGCGAAGCAGTGCTTGTGGATGGCGTGGCCGCAGGGCGACATGTACATGACGGGGCGCACGGAGGTGAACATGTCGTCGGCGCAGATGGGGCAGGGCGCGCGGGTGGCGGCCTCGGTGCAGCGGTGGTTGCCGCGGAGCTCGATCGCGAGGCAGGCGCCGCAGCCGTCGCAGTGGAAGAAGTCGTGGCCCAGGCCGAGGCCGAGGCGGCAGATGCCGCAGCGGTCGCAGTGGTAGATGTCCTTGGCGTCGTCGTTGTCGTAGAGCACGCAGGGCGCGCAGAAGTAGCGCgcgaggcggcggccgcaggcggtgcaggcggcggcgggcggctgGACGGCGCTGCAGAACATGCAGGCGACGCGcgtgggcggcggctgctgcagcgggTGGTCGGCGACGGCGTCGTGGCAGAGGCGGCAGACGTGCCAGGTGTGGCAGGTGCTGCAGAGCAGCGCGCAGTTGCGCATGTAGTGGGCGCAGCCGAGCGCGCCGGACGGGTGGTAcgagggcggcggcggcggcggtggtggcggcggcggggccgcggcggcggcgtgcgcgcgcgacatcagggcctgcgccgcccgcgccttGGCGCGCGCGTCGGGCCCGGCGAGCGCGTGGATGCGCTGGAgacgcgcgcgcagcgcgccctcgtcctcggcgagcgcgccgtcccagcgcgcgagcgcggcgagcTCATCCAGCCCGGCCGtcggcgcggcggctgccgcggccttgggcgccgccgctggccgCTCGCCGGCCGCGGCTGTCGCCTGCAGCGTGCGCAGCAGTGCGGCCACGGCGCTGAACGCCTCGCCCGGCAGCGCGAGCGGCGGGAACCCGCGGCAGACCTGGTCCAGcgcgtcctcctcctcttcctcgGTGTGCGGCTCTGTGCCGCCCCTCTCTTGTACGGTCGAGCCGGTGGCCATTGCTTCTGAGGTGCTTCTGCGATGTGGTGGGTGCGCCAGAGAAAAACACACGCCTATCACACTGTTCCCTCTTGTAACCCCTCACTCCCCCACGAACACAGCCGCTGACGACACGTTCCAGTGAGATGGCCCTGTCTTGGAAGAGCTTTGTCAACGTCCCAGGTATCCTGGCCGACCTCCGGTCGTTCAACTTCTCTGTCTACGGCAGGTGGTTTGGCTACATCAACATCCTCCTGTGCCTCGCGCTCGGCATTGCCAACATCTTTCACTTCAGCATCGTGATCGCCTTCGCGATAGTCGCTATCGTGCAggggctgctgctgatCTTCGTGGAGGTGCCGATTCTGCTCAAGATCTGCCCGCTGTCGGACAACTTCATTGGCCTCGTCAAGAAGTGCGACACCAACGGGCGGCGCACGCTGCTATACACCGCGCTCGCGATCGTGCAGTACGCGTCGCTCAGCGTGCAGGTGACGAGCCTGCTCGCGGTCGCGATCGGGCTGACGATCAGCGCGATCTTCTATGGCACGGGGTACCTCAAGAAGCAAGAGTTCCTCGAAGGCAATGTGATACGGAATCCGACGGACCCCGCCTTCATGCGCGAGGCCGCCGTCCGCGAGGTGCTCTAGTGGGCATGGTCTCGACCTTGCCATAGCCTATATATTACTTTGAACTCTATTGTACAGTATATATGTGGGCGTACATACGAATACCTACGTGGATAGATAACTAATTAGATGTGAAACGAAGGAAGTAACATAAAACAGAAACAGAATAACGGTAAGGTAAAAAGATCGTTAAGAAGTGAATTAGTAGAGTAGAGTATAGAGTCGGCCGGATCAGGGGTGGAGGTTGCCCATGGAGGCAAGCCCGCCGGAGCCCGCGATGGCGGGGGCTACAGACACGGCCAGGGGCGGCGGGATGGAGCTGGTGCCAGCAGAAGCTGCGTGGCCGGCAGACGTCGCGTGACCGGCGGAGCTGACGCTCGAGCTGATCGGGGCCGCCGTGGCCGCGGAAGCGGACGAAGCTGAAGATG carries:
- the TVP18 gene encoding Tvp18p (Syntenic homolog of Saccharomyces cerevisiae YMR071C (TVP18)), whose protein sequence is MALSWKSFVNVPGILADLRSFNFSVYGRWFGYINILLCLALGIANIFHFSIVIAFAIVAIVQGLLLIFVEVPILLKICPLSDNFIGLVKKCDTNGRRTLLYTALAIVQYASLSVQVTSLLAVAIGLTISAIFYGTGYLKKQEFLEGNVIRNPTDPAFMREAAVREVL
- a CDS encoding RING finger and CHY zinc finger domain-containing protein (NOHBY747; No homolog in Saccharomyces cerevisiae; Syntenic homolog of Kluyveromyces lactis KLLA0E18601g), which produces MATGSTVQERGGTEPHTEEEEEDALDQVCRGFPPLALPGEAFSAVAALLRTLQATAAAGERPAAAPKAAAAAAPTAGLDELAALARWDGALAEDEGALRARLQRIHALAGPDARAKARAAQALMSRAHAAAAAPPPPPPPPPPPSYHPSGALGCAHYMRNCALLCSTCHTWHVCRLCHDAVADHPLQQPPPTRVACMFCSAVQPPAAACTACGRRLARYFCAPCVLYDNDDAKDIYHCDRCGICRLGLGLGHDFFHCDGCGACLAIELRGNHRCTEAATRAPCPICADDMFTSVRPVMYMSPCGHAIHKHCFAAHTRHSYKCPHCRVSVLNMEARFRVLDRELADAPLPEPYALWRCDILCNDCAARSTCRFHILGLRCGHCASYNTRQLRLLRPDDPAPDAPDDTQAAQRASLLRALFHHETVSPLIDPSHVTAGIDDYLRRVPAAPSLPSPATEASARLVALGRCLRHLLAPPESPPRGP
- a CDS encoding AGL073C-Ap (Syntenic homolog of Saccharomyces cerevisiae YKL032C (IXR1) and YMR072W (ABF2)), with the protein product MNVPNMGSPDAHGAHGYYEEEGRGGGQGMAGNVGGNPAVMIAGPGGYYMAPVYPAGMPALPQQNTPQFSDAMFNSFLAQFGGQRQGGMSGGQVAPVGQVAAPVGQVTAPVGQQQVLPAQGQGGGSQRYFHAAMAAGGGPTMLEFQPQFAYAMAPQASQPAASYLPAGGAWGARRGARPYGGAAVAAAPKKMSTTQSRIEKRKRLKKQGPKRPSSAYFLFSMSIREELLRQYPDAKVPELSKLSSARWKELSEEDKKPFYEQFKDNWEKYRVARKEYEATLPPKRPSGPFIQFTSEMRPKLLKDNPDKSLIEITKLVGEQWRSLPPEEKQKYTDAYKQKLKEWEEFYPDEDLDEAAHAAGGLAAASSKIPVNSEH